DNA sequence from the Prochlorothrix hollandica PCC 9006 = CALU 1027 genome:
TCAGCGGTTTCCTAGCTCAGGATCCCCCGCTGGCGGCGGTGGAATTGACTAATTCCCACTATTGGCGCACGCCCACCCCCAGCGCCACCTTTCAAGGGCGGGATATTTTTGCCCCGGTGGCGGCCCATCTGGCGGGGGGCGTTCCCCTAGCAGCCCTGGGCACTGCCATCGATCCCGCCACCTTGATCACCTTGCCCAACTTGGTGCCCCGCCGTTTTCCTGTCCGGGGGCGATCGCTAGACGGTTCCCCAGCCGATGCCAGTCCCACCACGGCCCTGGTGCCCTCGGACTCCCCGGACTCCCCGGACTCCCTGAGCGCTGCCCAATGGGTCTGGCAAGGGGTGGTGCAGCACATCGATCGCTTTGGCAATTTGATTACCTCAATTCCGGCCTCGGTTGTGCCCGCTGAACCCTGGTTAGTGCAACTGGAGTATCTCCAAATTCCAGCAGTGACCACCTATGGCACGCACAATGGCACGCACAATGGCACGCACAATAGTACGCACAATAGTACTCACCATGGCACCCAGACCCAAGGCCAGTTGGTAGCCCTGGTGGGTAGCCAAGGCTGGGTGGAAGTGGCGGTGAGTGGGGGCAGTGCCCAGGCCATTTTGGGGGTGACGGTAGGCCAACCGATCCAGGTGCGAACCCGTGACGGCTGCTGAGGAGTAACCCTAAGCCGTAACCCTAAGCCGCAACCTTTACCCGCAGATTCCATCAAAACCGGCTAAAACTGCACTTCAAAGCCCTGATCTTCAAACTCGACGCGATCGCCCGTGCGCAACTTACGACCCCGGCGGGTTTCGATCTCATCATTGACTTGCACATAGCCCCCCTGAATCAAAATTTTGGCCTGTCCCCCCGTAGCCGCAATGCCCGTGAGCTTGAGGAAT
Encoded proteins:
- a CDS encoding SAM hydrolase/SAM-dependent halogenase family protein, with product MATNFYKNQSEPKTILKSTGIVTLLTDFGLQDTYVGAMKGVMLGLQPSLILVDLTHEIPPQQILAANFQLTTIQGYFPPGTVHLAVVDPGVGTTRRAIAVATAQAWLVGPDNGLFSGFLAQDPPLAAVELTNSHYWRTPTPSATFQGRDIFAPVAAHLAGGVPLAALGTAIDPATLITLPNLVPRRFPVRGRSLDGSPADASPTTALVPSDSPDSPDSLSAAQWVWQGVVQHIDRFGNLITSIPASVVPAEPWLVQLEYLQIPAVTTYGTHNGTHNGTHNSTHNSTHHGTQTQGQLVALVGSQGWVEVAVSGGSAQAILGVTVGQPIQVRTRDGC
- a CDS encoding RNA-binding S4 domain-containing protein, whose translation is MNPELVPDGTPDPASQPFIKLDQFLKLTGIAATGGQAKILIQGGYVQVNDEIETRRGRKLRTGDRVEFEDQGFEVQF